A genomic window from Salvia hispanica cultivar TCC Black 2014 chromosome 5, UniMelb_Shisp_WGS_1.0, whole genome shotgun sequence includes:
- the LOC125190765 gene encoding F-box/LRR-repeat protein At4g29420 isoform X1, with translation MEDLPGPLLLDILARLSDSADVARCRVASRAINSLAPEIRSVHLYCSHLRYAKSRSPLTRSSITPFKHVFCKLLSALHLVERVYLGIDKPLRLVSYDDVEDEDDDLFLTDVNFLRAWLPDVCPHLKSISISDFWVQSCWRRTDMLSLISSYCSKLVELEVKNAWLSVDGLTPMPNLTVLTLEFIRLDDENLEKYYLDVYSPLH, from the exons atGGAAGATCTCCCCGGCCCTCTTCTCCTCGACATCCTCGCCCGCCTCTCCGACTCCGCCGACGTCGCCCGCTGCCGCGTCGCCTCCCGCGCCATCAACTCTCTCGCCCCCGAGATCCGATCCGTCCACCTCTACTGCTCCCACCTCCGCTACGCCAAGTCCCGATCCCCTCTCACCCGCTCCTCCATCACGCCTTTCAAGCACGTCTTCTGCAAATTGCTCTCCGCCCTCCACCTCGTCGAGCGCGTCTACCTCGGCATCGACAAGCCCCTCCGCCTCGTCTCCTACGACGACGTCGAGGATGAGGACGATGATTTGTTCCTCACCGACGTCAATTTCCTCAGGGCTTGGCTGCCCGATGTTTGCCCCCATTTGAAGTCCATTTCCATTTCCGATTTTTGGGTGCAGTCCTGCTGGAGGCGGACAGATATGCTTTCCCTAATTTCTTCTTATT GTTCTAAACTTGTCGAGTTAGAAGTTAAGAATGCGTGGCTATCTGTTGATGGCTTAACTCCTATGCCAAACCTCACTGTCTTGACACTTGAGTTCATTAGATTGGATGATGAGAATTTGGAAAAG TATTATCTCGACGTGTACAGCCCATTGCACTAG
- the LOC125190765 gene encoding F-box/LRR-repeat protein At4g29420 isoform X2: MEDLPGPLLLDILARLSDSADVARCRVASRAINSLAPEIRSVHLYCSHLRYAKSRSPLTRSSITPFKHVFCKLLSALHLVERVYLGIDKPLRLVSYDDVEDEDDDLFLTDVNFLRAWLPDVCPHLKSISISDFWVQSCWRRTDMLSLISSYLFFLAVQVLNLSS, from the exons atGGAAGATCTCCCCGGCCCTCTTCTCCTCGACATCCTCGCCCGCCTCTCCGACTCCGCCGACGTCGCCCGCTGCCGCGTCGCCTCCCGCGCCATCAACTCTCTCGCCCCCGAGATCCGATCCGTCCACCTCTACTGCTCCCACCTCCGCTACGCCAAGTCCCGATCCCCTCTCACCCGCTCCTCCATCACGCCTTTCAAGCACGTCTTCTGCAAATTGCTCTCCGCCCTCCACCTCGTCGAGCGCGTCTACCTCGGCATCGACAAGCCCCTCCGCCTCGTCTCCTACGACGACGTCGAGGATGAGGACGATGATTTGTTCCTCACCGACGTCAATTTCCTCAGGGCTTGGCTGCCCGATGTTTGCCCCCATTTGAAGTCCATTTCCATTTCCGATTTTTGGGTGCAGTCCTGCTGGAGGCGGACAGATATGCTTTCCCTAATTTCTTCTTATT TGTTCTTTTTGGCGGTGCAGGTTCTAAACTTGTCGAGTTAG
- the LOC125187011 gene encoding vacuolar protein sorting-associated protein 32 homolog 2-like has translation MFNRILGKPKQPSNNALTTLDKLNETLEMLEKKENLLQKKASAEVEKAKAYTKAKNKRAAIQCLKRKKLYEEQMGQLANFQLRVHDQMILLEGAKATTDTVDALRSGAAAMKAMQKATNIDDVDKTMDDINEQTENMKQIQEALATPIGSAADFDEDELEAELEELEGAELEEQLLEPASTAPAAPVQAPAGRVPARPAPQRRTEEEDELAALQAEMAL, from the exons ATGTTTAATCGGATTCTGGGAAAACCTAAGCAACCGTCTAATAATGCTCTCACCACTCTCGACAAATTAAACGAG ACTCTTGAGATGCTAGAGAAGAAGGAAAATTTGCTTCAAAAGAAGGCATCTGCAGAGGTGGAGAAGGCCAAAGCATATACAAAAGCGAAGAACAAAAGAG CGGCAATACAGTgcttgaagagaaaaaaactatATGAAGAACAGATGGGGCAGCTAGCAAATTTCCAGCTGCGCGTCCATGATCAG ATGATATTGCTAGAAGGTGCGAAAGCTACTACAGATACTGTGGATGCATTAAGAAGTGGAGCAGCTGCTATGAAAGCAATGCAGAAAGCCAC GAACATCGATGATGTGGACAAGACAATGGATGATATAAATGAACAAACTGAAAACATGAAGCAGATACAAGAGGCATTGGCTACACCTATTGGCTCAGCTGCTGACTTTGATGAG GATGAGTTAGAAGCTGAACTAGAAGAATTGGAAGGTGCAGAGCTGGAGGAACAGCTTCTTGAGCCTGCAAGCACAGCCCCTGCTGCTCCGGTGCAGGCTCCAGCTGGCAGAGTTCCTGCTCGGCCCGCACCTCAGAGACGTACTGAGGAAGAAGACGAGCTTGCTGCTTTACAGGCAGAAATGGCACTTTAA
- the LOC125189481 gene encoding uncharacterized protein LOC125189481 yields the protein MLPRRNVRHEEPSSQALEEESVTQPRPPPPPLPRVDREVVKLFLDQKPPLFDGMGEPAKAETWVRALERIFKTLVCNDEEKMICVTHQLTGSADFWWDTKPKTMPQDRVDGMTWEVFKAEVYDKYIPKSYRKAKAAEFYNLTQGRLSVTEYDRALCDMTSYAPEQTDTDEKLADKFREGLRPEIRMALAVRGKLTYAEALALALDVEAAMPKERSAGNTTLTLPPPRPNHDKRRWDESRTHYENKRYRPAPNRPPYGGGQTSFNQKSDPRARPPQCNVCAKYHFGECRVPNPIRCFNCGGNGHFSRECPSRNVGTGSRQNNQGFRQQPRAPPTGSGVNRDQPQRQQQPFRPS from the coding sequence ATGCTGCCTAGACGTAACGTAAGGCACGAGGAACCCTCTTCCCAGGCTTTGGAAGAAGAAAGTGTGACGCAACCAAGgccgccgccaccaccacTTCCACGGGTAGATAGGGAAGTCGTGAAGCTGTTCTTAGACCAAAAGCCTCCCCTCTTCGACGGAATGGGCGAACCGGCAAAGGCTGAAACCTGGGTACGCGCTTTGGAGCGCATCTTCAAAACCTTGGTGTGCAATGATGAGGAGAAGATGATCTGCGTGACGCATCAACTGACCGGGTCTGCCGACTTTTGGTGGGATACCAAGCCGAAGACCATGCCCCAGGACCGAGTGGATGGAATGACGTGGGAGGTCTTCAAGGCCGAGGTGTATGACAAGTACATACCTAAGAGCTACCGCAAGGCAAAGGCAGCCGAATTTTACAACCTCACTCAAGGGCGCCTGTCAGTGACCGAATACGACCGCGCGCTTTGTGACATGACCAGCTATGCGCCGGAACAGACAGATACTGACGAGAAGCTAGCTGATAAGTTTCGTGAGGGCCTGAGACCTGAGATTAGGATGGCGTTGGCTGTCCGTGGGAAGCTTACGTACGCAGAGGCGCTGGCCCTCGCACTGGACGTTGAGGCGGCGATGCCTAAGGAGAGGAGCGCGGGAAACACAACGCTGACGCTACCCCCGCCACGCCCTAACCATGATAAGAGGAGATGGGATGAAAGTAGGACCCACTACGAAAACAAGCGATACCGCCCCGCCCCAAACCGACCGCCGTATGGAGGCGGGCAAACCTCGTTCAACCAGAAGAGCGACCCCCGGGCCAGACCACCCCAATGCAATGTTTGCGCCAAGTACCATTTTGGGGAGTGTAGAGTGCCGAACCCGATTAGGTGTTTCAACTGTGGAGGAAATGGTCACTTCTCTAGGGAGTGTCCGAGTAGGAACGTGGGAACCGGGTCGAGGCAGAATAATCAAGGTTTCCGTCAGCAGCCAAGGGCGCCACCAACGGGATCGGGAGTGAACCGGGATCAACCTCAACGGCAGCAACAGCCTTTCCGCCCAAGCTAG
- the LOC125190765 gene encoding F-box/LRR-repeat protein At4g29420 isoform X3, which produces MEDLPGPLLLDILARLSDSADVARCRVASRAINSLAPEIRSVHLYCSHLRYAKSRSPLTRSSITPFKHVFCKLLSALHLVERVYLGIDKPLRLVSYDDVEDEDDDLFLTDVNFLRAWLPDVCPHLKSISISDFWVQSCWRRTDMLSLISSYLLSRRVQPIALG; this is translated from the exons atGGAAGATCTCCCCGGCCCTCTTCTCCTCGACATCCTCGCCCGCCTCTCCGACTCCGCCGACGTCGCCCGCTGCCGCGTCGCCTCCCGCGCCATCAACTCTCTCGCCCCCGAGATCCGATCCGTCCACCTCTACTGCTCCCACCTCCGCTACGCCAAGTCCCGATCCCCTCTCACCCGCTCCTCCATCACGCCTTTCAAGCACGTCTTCTGCAAATTGCTCTCCGCCCTCCACCTCGTCGAGCGCGTCTACCTCGGCATCGACAAGCCCCTCCGCCTCGTCTCCTACGACGACGTCGAGGATGAGGACGATGATTTGTTCCTCACCGACGTCAATTTCCTCAGGGCTTGGCTGCCCGATGTTTGCCCCCATTTGAAGTCCATTTCCATTTCCGATTTTTGGGTGCAGTCCTGCTGGAGGCGGACAGATATGCTTTCCCTAATTTCTTCTTATT TATTATCTCGACGTGTACAGCCCATTGCACTAGGGTGA
- the LOC125189480 gene encoding uncharacterized protein LOC125189480, which yields MDMLSKKMSQLATSLSEPRGHEGRIPASVKPPDRANISQITLRSGRGYEGPMMKDDESVPPMTSKEDEKLTPDQRDTEIRSTRVEDDLQRDDLEKPLPRMADPFFLEPEPEVESEETRKETGEPSAGGSVGTALKLPTFSKFIKEFTAGKTKPDGKIVIGENVLVVIQKKRMPSKCTDPGVSLVDTKVVIQLADRTCISPEGVLENVIVKVHDFLYPADFHVIKMSENESAESSGVLLGRPFLRTAKTIIDVFDGSICLDYHGEKYTFSIDEAMKKPLDVENLHEQFNNSELSHSIDKEVAGWCETLLTRDLTDEQINEAIMAFCHQPLSFESTCSVQAKGPDEATDFGEMATRILEKNPLPQEAITPKKELKILSESLKYAYLGEDETFPMIINSHLTEEQETELLEVIRRNKKAIGWTLSDLVGISPDLCMHHIRLEEGAKAHRDPQRKLNPNMREEVLKEVLKLLSLGIIYSIPDSEWVSPVHMVPKKSGIQVIKNDKNELVPTRLVTGWRMCIDYRKLNEATRKDHFPLPFIDQMLERLAGKQYFCFLDGYSRYFQIYVDPEDQEKTIFTYLLEVCIEIFMDDFTVYGNSFDSCLANLDLVLRRCQEKNLVLNFEKCHFMVPEGIVLGHVVSERGSKVIVYTDHAAIKYLLAKKESKPRLIKWVLLLQEFDWEVKDKKGTENKIADHLSRIFQGDTDEAIPDTFPEEHLYYLGKSARPINWETVLVVTGPGTSDKGKYPMNTEL from the exons ATGGATATGTTGTCCAAGAAAATGTCTCAATTAGCAACTTCGTTGAGCGAGCCGAGGGGACACGAGGGAAGGATACCAGCCTCAGTAAAACCACCTGACCGGGCAAACATCAGTCAGATCACTCTAAGGTCAGGACGAGGCTATGAAGGTCCCATGATGAAGGATGATGAGAGTGTGCCTCCTATGACAAGCAAGGAGGATGAAAAACTTACCCCTGACCAGAGGGATACTGAGATAAGAAGCACCAGAGTAGAAGATGACCTCCAAAGGGATGATTTGGAGAAGCCGCTACCTCGTATGGCTGATCCATTCTTCCTAGAACCAGAACCAGAGGTGGAGAGTGAAGAAACAAGGAAAGAAACTGGAGAACCCTCAGCTGGGGGGTCAGTAGGAACA GCTCTAAAGCTGCCCACTTTCAGCAAATTCATCAAGGAGTTCACAGCTGGGAAAACCAAACCCGATGGGAAGATAGTGATTGGAGAAAACGTTTTGGTTGTGATACAGAAGAAGAGAATGCCTTCaaaatgcacagacccag GGGTAAGTTTGGTTGACACAAAAGTGGTAATTCAGTTGGCCGATAGAACATGCATTTCACCCGAAGGTGTGCTGGAGAATGTGATAGTTaaagtgcatgatttcctGTACCCAGCTGATTTCCatgtgataaaaatgagtgagaatgaatctGCTGAGTCTAGCGGAGTGCTTTTAGGTAGACCCTTTTTACGCACCGCTAAGACTATAATCGATGTGTTTGATGGATCCATATGTCTGGACTATCATGGGGAGAAATACACCTTTAGCATTGATGAAGCTATGAAAAAACCACTGgatgttgaaaatttgcat GAACAGTTCAACAATTCAGAGTTGAGTCACTCTATTGACAAGGAGGTAGCAGGGTGGTGTGAAACCCTATTGACTCGGGACTTGACAGACGAGCAGATCAATGAAGCGATCATGGCATTCTGCCACCAACCACTATCATTCGAATCAACTTGCTCTGTTCAAGCAAAAGGCCCAGACGAGGCAACCGATTTTGGGGAAATGGCAACCAGGATCTTGGAAAAGAATCCTTTGCCTCAGGAAGCCATCACACCTAAGAAGGAGCTGAAGATATTGTCCGAGAGTCTAAAGTATGCCTACCTTGGAGAGGATGAAACTTTCCCGATGATAATAAACAGCCACTTGACAGAGGAACAGGAGACTGAGTTGCTGGAGGTAATCAGAAGGAACAAGAAGGCCATAGGATGGACTCTCTCAGACCTGGTAGGAATCAGCCCTgatctttgtatgcaccacatcAGACTGGAAGAAGGCGCAAAGGCCCATAGAGATCCACAGCGAAAGCTGAATCCGAACATGAGGGAAGAAGTTCTGAAGGAAGTCCTGAAACTGTTGTCCTTGGgtattatttactccattccAGATAGTGAATGGGTTAGCCCAGTTCACATGGTGCCTAAGAAGTCAGGGATACAGGTGATCAAGAAcgataaaaatgaattggtACCGACTCGGTTGGTGACTGGATGGAGAATGTGCATTGACTACCGGAAGCTTAACGAAGCCACTAGgaaggatcattttcctttgcCCTTCATCGACCAGATGTTGGAAAGATTGGCTGGGAAGCAGTACTTTTGCTTCCTTGACGGATACAGTCGATACTTCCAGATATATGTGGATCCTGAAGACCAAGAGAAGACAATCTTTACCT ATCTACTGGAAGTGTGCATTGagatttttatggatgatttcactgtGTATGGGAATTCCTTCGATTCTTGTTTAGCCAATCTAGATCTGGTACTGAGAAGATGTCAGGAGAAGAATTTGGTcctaaattttgagaaatgtcaTTTCATGGTGCCAGAAGGAATAGTCCTAGGTCATGTGGTCTCGGAGAGAG GGTCGAAGGTGATAGTCTACACTGATCACGCAGCCATTAAATATCTCCTGGCCAAGAAAGAGTCCAAACCAAGGTTGATCAAGTGGGTGCTACTACTGCAAGAATTCGACTGGGAggtaaaagataaaaagggCACAGAGAACAAGATCGCAGATCATCTAAGTCGAATATTTCAAGGGGACACGGACGAAGCCATACCTGATACCTTCCCCGAGGAACATCTTTACTATCTGGGGAAATCTGCTAGACCTATTAACTGGGAAACAGTGTTGGTAGTGACGGGTCCAGGAACATCAGACAAAGGGAAATATCCTATGAATACAGAACTATAG